The Syntrophorhabdaceae bacterium sequence CCTCATCGTCTTTCTCTTCAATCTTGAAGCCTACGATCATGGTCCACGGACAGAGCGCCATGGCTTGGGCGAACCCCTGAAGACCTTTGTCTTTGATGCGGAACCTTTTTACAAGGTCCTTTGCCGACATGCCCGCTATCTTGCCCCAGACTACTTCGTCGAGATGTTCGGCCGAGGCGCGGTCATATTTCTCTTCCACCGAAAGAAACCAGAAACCGTCCACAACACGGTAGTGCCAGAGAAGAAACTTGAGGTAATCTCTCAGATGATCCGCGTCGAAACTCTCAAGCGCGCCTAAATTGATACGGTCCGTCACGGCCAATAGGCTACCCAAAATTCAGGCGGGCTGTCAAGAGTTCATCGGGCATCTTCGAATGGCTTATCAAAAGACGCTTTCTTTCTATCGATCAATCTTCGGTCTTGCCCACCAATCGATAGACAAGCGCCCCAAGGAGGCCGCCGATGATAGGAGCGACCCAGAAAAGCCATAACTGAGACAGGGCCGGCGCGCCGACGTATAACGCTACCCCTGTGCTCCTTGCGGGGTTGACCGAGGTGTTAGTCACAGGAATGCTGATGAGGTGGATCAGGGTAAGGCCCAAACCTATTGCGATGGGAGCAAACCCTTGAGGCGCCCGTTTGTCGGTGGAACCGA is a genomic window containing:
- a CDS encoding DUF6125 family protein yields the protein MTDRINLGALESFDADHLRDYLKFLLWHYRVVDGFWFLSVEEKYDRASAEHLDEVVWGKIAGMSAKDLVKRFRIKDKGLQGFAQAMALCPWTMIVGFKIEEKDDEVTITVPECVTQIARVKRGLPEFHCRDMHQREFESFAHALNKDINVECVFAPPEHPSDCFCKWRFTL